The Mauremys reevesii isolate NIE-2019 linkage group 1, ASM1616193v1, whole genome shotgun sequence genome has a segment encoding these proteins:
- the LOC120402277 gene encoding olfactory receptor 52R1-like encodes ILLGIPGLERAHVWIAIPFCTMYAITILGNFTILFIVKREPSLHEPMYYFLCMLAVTDMVLSTSILPKMLSIFWFNSREIDFSACFTQMYFINYFAAMESGIFLAMAFDRYVAICNPLRHSTILTKRVVVKIGLALVLRGCLLILPYPLLASRWPYCKTNIIPHTYCKHISVVNLACADVSASSYYSLFVTLFVQSMDVFFIAVSYIPILRAIYSLPTKDARVKTFGTCSTHLCVFFASYIPVLFSSVMHRIDNAMPLYLLILMANVYILVPPTLHPIIYGVRTKQIRDRLLSLFTHKKT; translated from the coding sequence atcctgctgggcattcctggcctggagagggCCCATGTCTGGATCGCCATCCCTTTCTGCACCATGTACGCCATaaccatcttggggaacttcaccatcctgttcattgtcaagcgggagccgagcctccatgagcccatgtactatttcctctgcatgctggctgtcactgaCATGGTCCTGTCTACGTCCatcctgcccaaaatgctgagcatcttctggttcaattccagggagatcgatttcagtgcatgcttcacccagatgtacttcattaaCTACTTTGCAGCAATGGAATCAGGGATTTTTCTGGCCATGGCTTtcgatcgctatgtggccatctgcaatCCCCTGAGACATTCTACCATCCTGACAAAGCGCGTGGTGGTGAAGATTGGCCTGGCCTTGGTGCTGCGAGGCTGCTTACTCATACTGCCATATCCTTTGTTGGCGAGTCGGTGGCCATATTGCAagaccaacatcatcccccacacgTACTGCAAGCACATATCTGTGGTGAATCTGGCCTGCGCCGACGTCAGTGCCAGTAGTTACTACAGCCTCTTTGTGACACTCTTTGTTCAGAGtatggatgtgttttttattgcTGTGTCCTATATCCCGATCCTCAGGGCTATCTACAGTCTacccacaaaggatgcccgggtcaagacttttgggacctgcagcaCCCACCTCTGTGTCTTTTTTGCCTCTTACATCCCAGTTCTCTTCTCATCCGTCATGCACCGGATTGATAACGCTATGCCCCTGTATTTGCTCATTCTCATGGCCAATGTGTACATTCTGGTGCCTCCCACACTGCACCCTatcatctatggggtgaggaccaaacagatccgggacaggctgctctcGCTGTTTACTCATAAAAAGACATAA